A window from Chelmon rostratus isolate fCheRos1 chromosome 13, fCheRos1.pri, whole genome shotgun sequence encodes these proteins:
- the tmem198a gene encoding transmembrane protein 198-B, giving the protein MTSTSQLLGLAEVGLRCDQEIERRYEIVPSVVCSMCCLFGIIYCFFGYRCFKAVLFLTGLMFGSVVIFMLCYKERVMDTQLSVEASVGIGLGIGTLCGLVTMLVRSVGLFMVGLLLGLLVGVASLVVMEEFYHPKTVWVPLGILLGSGTLFAVLTLQWQRCFVTLSTATFGSAIITVTVDYFIELFALVHYVYERLRVAPKKPVCWFTWVILGVWPVLAFLGVLIQWKVTAEGFSHTEVVLSRQQRRVQLMRIRQREERLKKEKENKKKKKRQSQKTSHKQKAHTHHHHRQQYHHPAASHPHHQAQSSQPPKVPPPQTEPGYHRKSNPKRRFDGDVLSPSYIRSFRDRQTDRRAYSHSRMMSRSRMGELDYDCGSQVPLTAPSGPPVRI; this is encoded by the exons ATGACTTCCACTAGCCAGCTGCTGGGATTGGCTGAGGTGGGCCTGAGGTGTGACCAGGAGATTGAGAGGAGATATGAGATCGTGCCCTCAGTGGTCTGCTCCATGTGCTGCCTCTTTGGAATCATCTACTGCTTCTTTG GCTATCGATGCTTCAAGGCCGTATTGTTCCTCACAGGCCTAATGTTTGGCTCTGTAGTCATCTTCATGCTGTGCTACAAGGAGAGGGTGATGGACACTCAACTGAGTGTGGAGGCATCAGTGGGCATCGGCCTGGGCATCGGGACCCTGTGTGGCCTGGTGACCATGTTGGTTCGCAGTGTGGGACTGTTTATGGTGGGCCTGCTGCTTGGCCTGCTGGTTGGAGTGGCATCACTGGTG GTTATGGAAGAGTTCTATCACCCCAAAACAGTGTGGGTTCCCCTGGGTATTCTCCTGGGCTCTGGGACATTATTTGCCGTCCTCACTCTTCAGTGGCAGCGCTGCTTTGTCACCCTCTCCACCGCCACATTTGGCTCCGCCATCATCACTGTCACCGTGGATTACTTTATAGAGCTGTTTGCCCTGGTGCACTACGTCTACGAGAGGCTCAGG GTGGCACCAAAGAAGCCAGTGTGCTGGTTTACTTGGGTCATCTTGGGAGTGTGGCCTGTCCTGGCCTTCCTCGGAGTGCTGATCCAATGGAAAGTCACTGCAGAGGGATTTTCTCACACAGAGG TGGTTTTGAGTCGACAGCAACGGAGGGTCCAGCTCATGCGGATCAGACAGCGGGAAGAGAGGCtgaaaaaggagaaggagaacaagaagaagaaaaaacgacAGAGCCAGAAGACCAGCCACAAGCAGAAGGCCCACACCCATCACCACCACCGCCAGCAGTACCATCACCCTGCGGCATCGCACCCTCATCACCAAGCCCAGAGCTCTCAGCCACCTAAAGTCCCTCCTCCGCAGACAGAACCCGGCTACCACCGCAAGTCCAACCCTAAGAGGCGCTTTGATGGAGACGTGCTGTCACCG aGCTACATCAGGAGTTTCAGGGACCGGCAAACAGACAGACGAGCGTACTCCCACAGTCGAATGATGAGCCGCTCCCGGATGGGCGAACTGGACTACGACTGCGGCTCTCAAGTGCCCCTCACGGCCCCCAGTGGACCCCCAGTTCGCATCTGA